A region from the Penaeus monodon isolate SGIC_2016 chromosome 17, NSTDA_Pmon_1, whole genome shotgun sequence genome encodes:
- the LOC119583603 gene encoding uncharacterized protein LOC119583603, whose amino-acid sequence MLQLLFALALMGAVHADKMFSPPAPPAPGYSYGAPDLRADASTLDQQEQDPIAALAANIPGGGVPGEDYPILASVPDTGFSCEEQQFPGYYADTAPEAGCQVFHICQFDGRQGAFLCPNGTLFNQQYFVCDWWFNVDCAASEQFRSLNADIGKIPEDAAASVRNDAVAPNQLYDTPEARQDTTEPPVTVPEPSIFYSSPQLG is encoded by the exons ATGCTCCAGCTCCTGTTTGCTCTGG CCCTCATGGGAGCCGTCCACGCCGACAAGATGTTCAGCCCGCCCGCTCCTCCCGCCCCAGGATACTCATACGGCGCCCCGGACCTCAGGGCCGACGCCTCCACTCTCGACCAGCAGGAACAGGACCCCATCGCCGCTCTGGCCGCCAACATCCCCGGCGGAGGCGTCCCTGGCGAGGACTACCCCATCCTGGCCTCCGTCCCCGACACCGGCTTCTCCTGCGAGGAACAGCAGTTCCCAGGCTACTATGCTGACACCGCCCCCGAGGCCGGCTGCCAAGTGTTCCACATCTGCCAGTTCGACGGCCGCCAGGGCGCCTTCCTGTGCCCCAACGGCACCCTCTTCAACCAGCAGTACTTCGTGTGCGactggtggttcaacgtggactgCGCCGCGTCCGAACAGTTCCGAAGTCTCAACGCTGACATCGGCAAGATCCCCGAAGACGCCGCTGCCTCCGTCCGCAACGACGCCGTGGCACCCAACCAGCTCTATGACACACCCGAGGCACGCCAAGACACGACAGAGCCTCCCGTCACAGTTCCAGAACCTTCCATCTTCTATAGCAGTCCGCAGctaggataa
- the LOC119583602 gene encoding uncharacterized protein LOC119583602, which produces MMPRFSLMLVLALMGAIHADKMFSPPAPPAPGYSYGAPDLRADASTLDQQEQDPIAALAANIPGGGVPGEDYPILASVPDTGFSCEEQQFPGYYADTAPEAGCQVFHICQFDGRQDAFLCPNGTLFNQQYFVCDWWFNVDCAASEQFRSLNADIGKIPEDAAASVRNDVVAPNQLYGTPEVRQAPPPSPSQSYGRPNRF; this is translated from the exons ATGATGCCCCGGTTCTCGCTGATGCTGGTGCTCG CCCTCATGGGAGCCATCCACGCCGACAAGATGTTCAGCCCGCCCGCTCCTCCCGCCCCAGGATACTCATACGGCGCCCCGGACCTCAGGGCCGACGCCTCCACTCTCGACCAGCAGGAACAGGACCCCATCGCCGCCCTGGCCGCCAACATCCCCGGCGGAGGCGTCCCTGGCGAGGACTACCCCATCCTGGCCTCCGTCCCCGACACCGGCTTCTCCTGCGAGGAACAGCAGTTCCCAGGCTACTATGCTGACACCGCCCCCGAGGCCGGCTGCCAAGTGTTCCACATCTGCCAGTTCGACGGCCGCCAGGACGCCTTTCTGTGCCCCAACGGCACCCTCTTCAACCAGCAGTACTTCGTGTGCGactggtggttcaacgtggactgCGCCGCGTCCGAACAGTTCCGAAGTCTCAATGCTGACATCGGCAAGATCCCCGAAGACGCCGCTGCCTCCGTCCGCAACGACGTCGTGGCACCAAATCAGTTGTATGGCACTCCCGAGGTACGCCAggcacctcctccatctccttctcaatCTTATGGAAGACCCAATAGGTTCTAA